Proteins from a single region of Bacillus carboniphilus:
- the moaC gene encoding cyclic pyranopterin monophosphate synthase MoaC: MLSSEWGHFNEQMRAKMIDVTDKRITDRVAVAKSHITMSIDTMAKIKNHQIGKGDVLGVAQIAGVMAAKKTSEWIPMCHPLDLSGIDLKFQEISEHEIEIEATVKTTGKTGVEMEALTAVSAAALTIYDMCKAIDKDMVIGPTYLQSKTGGKSGKYVRKLTPETNGASICGE, encoded by the coding sequence ATGTTGAGCAGTGAATGGGGTCATTTTAATGAACAAATGCGAGCCAAAATGATAGATGTAACAGATAAAAGGATAACAGATCGAGTGGCTGTTGCTAAAAGTCATATTACGATGTCAATAGATACGATGGCTAAAATAAAGAATCATCAGATTGGAAAAGGCGATGTATTAGGGGTGGCACAAATTGCTGGTGTGATGGCAGCCAAAAAGACATCCGAATGGATCCCTATGTGCCACCCACTTGACTTATCTGGAATTGACCTGAAATTTCAAGAGATTTCTGAGCATGAAATAGAAATTGAAGCAACGGTCAAAACAACAGGGAAAACGGGTGTTGAAATGGAAGCTCTGACTGCAGTAAGTGCCGCTGCTTTAACGATTTATGATATGTGTAAAGCTATCGACAAAGATATGGTGATTGGACCGACCTATTTGCAGAGTAAAACTGGTGGTAAAAGTGGTAAGTATGTTAGAAAGCTCACACCTGAAACGAATGGAGCTTCCATATGTGGAGAGTAG
- a CDS encoding MogA/MoaB family molybdenum cofactor biosynthesis protein encodes MWRVAIVTISDKGSKGERKDESGPLLAQLAKEIRGDIVSTLIIPDDFNQIEESLISLADHSKCDLILTTGGTGLAERDITPEATKTVIEREVPGIPEAMRMVAFPRTNFSILSRAVAGIRGKTLIINFPGSTKAVKECFSIIKPILPHSLDLLRGKTKH; translated from the coding sequence ATGTGGAGAGTAGCCATTGTCACCATAAGTGATAAAGGTTCCAAAGGAGAAAGAAAAGATGAAAGTGGCCCTCTCTTAGCACAGTTAGCTAAGGAAATCAGAGGAGATATTGTTTCAACTCTAATTATCCCAGATGATTTCAACCAAATAGAAGAAAGTCTAATTTCATTAGCAGATCATTCGAAGTGCGACCTTATCTTAACGACAGGTGGAACTGGATTGGCAGAGCGAGATATAACGCCAGAAGCAACGAAAACAGTTATTGAAAGGGAGGTTCCTGGTATTCCTGAAGCAATGCGGATGGTCGCCTTTCCTAGAACGAATTTTTCTATCCTTTCTCGTGCCGTTGCAGGGATTAGAGGAAAAACGCTCATCATTAACTTTCCAGGAAGTACGAAAGCTGTGAAAGAATGCTTTTCAATTATAAAGCCTATACTTCCTCATAGTCTGGATTTATTAAGGGGAAAGACAAAGCATTAA
- a CDS encoding molybdenum cofactor synthesis domain-containing protein: protein MRFNRQPITVEDAQRKIVPFIQPKEAEWVSLIDSEGRRLAESIDAPHPVPNFRRSGMDGFAVCSKDTIAGQRMQLLVVEEIACGDVASKTVVQGTCSRIMTGAALPEGADAVIKLEDTETVIDGQQTYTVIKKAVSKGENVTERGAEIKEGTPILEVGRRVGVGEQALLATFGFPKVRVFKQPTVAILSTGSELLQVDEELQPGKIRNSNSYMLAVQVKNAGAKVVVMDQVPDEISVAKEKILKAFEKVDVVITTGGVSVGDYDILVDIFRNWDGEMLFNKLKMRPGSPTTVGVRNNQFLFALSGNPGACFAGFELFVRPVLWGMQGKPDYYLPEFKAYLAVDFQNMGSFPRFVRGEVWVEDGKVYVSPIGVDQSSVVVSIKDTEVLIKIPPGKIELKSGQLVDVMKLNVHE, encoded by the coding sequence ATGAGATTTAACCGACAACCCATAACGGTTGAAGATGCACAAAGAAAAATCGTTCCATTCATACAACCAAAAGAAGCAGAATGGGTGAGCCTTATAGATAGTGAGGGACGACGACTAGCTGAATCAATAGACGCTCCTCATCCTGTGCCAAACTTTAGACGTTCAGGAATGGATGGTTTTGCTGTTTGCTCTAAGGATACAATAGCAGGTCAGCGAATGCAGCTTTTAGTGGTGGAAGAAATCGCATGTGGTGATGTAGCATCTAAAACGGTTGTTCAGGGGACATGTTCTCGAATTATGACAGGTGCTGCTCTTCCGGAAGGGGCAGATGCTGTCATTAAATTAGAAGATACCGAAACGGTCATTGATGGACAGCAAACCTATACCGTAATAAAGAAAGCTGTTTCCAAAGGTGAGAACGTAACCGAAAGAGGGGCTGAAATTAAAGAAGGTACACCAATATTAGAGGTTGGAAGAAGAGTGGGAGTTGGTGAGCAAGCCTTGCTTGCCACTTTTGGTTTTCCAAAGGTCAGGGTGTTCAAGCAACCAACTGTCGCTATCCTCTCAACGGGTTCTGAACTCCTTCAAGTCGATGAGGAGTTACAGCCAGGAAAAATTCGTAATAGTAATAGCTACATGCTTGCTGTTCAGGTGAAAAATGCGGGAGCTAAGGTGGTTGTAATGGATCAAGTTCCCGATGAAATCAGCGTTGCAAAAGAAAAAATTTTAAAAGCATTTGAAAAAGTCGATGTTGTCATCACGACCGGTGGTGTTTCGGTTGGCGATTACGACATATTAGTGGATATCTTCCGTAATTGGGATGGAGAAATGCTTTTTAATAAATTAAAAATGCGTCCAGGAAGTCCAACTACAGTTGGTGTTCGAAACAACCAATTTTTATTTGCTCTATCCGGAAACCCAGGTGCTTGTTTTGCTGGATTTGAATTATTTGTACGACCAGTCTTGTGGGGGATGCAAGGAAAGCCAGATTACTACTTACCAGAATTTAAGGCTTATCTCGCAGTTGATTTTCAAAATATGGGGTCATTTCCCCGATTTGTTCGAGGAGAAGTTTGGGTTGAAGATGGAAAGGTCTACGTTTCACCGATTGGTGTTGACCAGTCAAGTGTCGTCGTTTCAATCAAAGATACCGAAGTTCTGATCAAGATTCCTCCTGGAAAAATAGAGTTGAAGTCCGGTCAATTGGTTGACGTTATGAAATTGAATGTACACGAGTAA
- a CDS encoding molybdenum cofactor biosynthesis protein MoaE — protein sequence MKGHFNITEEPIQIESVVRQVIHPNAGAVNTFIGTVRELTHGKKTLYLQYEAYVTMAEKKLGEIGDEIKKKYPDSRVAITHRIGRLEITDIAVVIAVSTPHRAESYEASRYAIERLKEIVPIWKKEHWEDGEKWIGNQKETVAYVSGEPRGEIEW from the coding sequence ATGAAAGGCCATTTTAACATAACTGAGGAACCGATTCAGATTGAATCGGTCGTTCGTCAAGTCATACATCCGAATGCAGGAGCAGTTAATACATTTATCGGGACAGTTAGAGAACTCACTCATGGGAAAAAGACGCTTTATTTACAATATGAAGCCTACGTCACAATGGCTGAAAAAAAATTAGGTGAAATTGGCGACGAAATAAAGAAAAAATACCCCGATAGTAGGGTAGCCATAACACATAGAATTGGAAGGTTAGAAATTACGGATATTGCTGTTGTCATAGCAGTTTCTACTCCCCACCGAGCTGAATCCTATGAAGCAAGTCGGTATGCAATAGAACGATTAAAAGAAATTGTCCCCATTTGGAAAAAAGAGCATTGGGAAGATGGAGAGAAGTGGATTGGAAATCAAAAAGAAACGGTTGCGTACGTTAGTGGGGAACCAAGAGGTGAGATAGAGTGGTAG
- a CDS encoding MoaD/ThiS family protein, which yields MVELLFFANLKEKLGTGTIQWMETPITVSELKKQLETQYSLTNLDSVMIAINAEFAENHEIIKSGDQVAFIEPVSGG from the coding sequence GTGGTAGAGTTATTATTTTTTGCAAATCTAAAAGAGAAGCTTGGAACTGGGACCATTCAATGGATGGAGACGCCCATTACTGTATCTGAATTAAAAAAACAGCTAGAAACCCAATACTCCCTTACGAACTTGGATTCTGTCATGATTGCAATCAATGCAGAGTTTGCAGAAAACCATGAAATCATCAAATCTGGTGACCAAGTTGCTTTCATAGAACCAGTAAGTGGTGGATGA
- a CDS encoding ThiF family adenylyltransferase has protein sequence MSQRYSRQILFKPIGEDGQQRLMESSVLIVGAGALGTSTAEMLVRAGVGHITIVDRDYVEWSNLQRQQLYTERDAAQGTPKATAALKALSCINSEVKLKSHVGDFVDFISHQSIENYNLMIDATDNFETRFILNDLSHRYNIPWIYGGAVGSTGTTYTVIPGETPCLSCLVKSIPVMNQTCDTVGVIPPTIQWVTSNQVTEALKWLTGHRQKMRTSLLYADLWDCQFTSINVNKAKKTNCPTCGDNPTFPYLEKSSYSHIHILCGRDTVQIRPKEGQTFNKDEVLKRLLEVSNKVKSNDLLIHAHLDENRRIVVFEDGRVLLHGMSTIAEAQATYDRYVRC, from the coding sequence GTGAGTCAACGTTATTCAAGGCAGATTCTATTTAAACCCATTGGAGAAGACGGACAACAGAGGCTCATGGAAAGTAGTGTTTTAATTGTGGGAGCGGGAGCATTAGGAACCTCAACTGCAGAGATGCTTGTTCGTGCAGGGGTTGGTCATATAACCATCGTTGACCGAGACTATGTGGAATGGAGTAATCTTCAACGCCAACAACTCTATACCGAACGAGATGCAGCTCAAGGGACACCCAAAGCAACAGCCGCGTTGAAAGCCTTGTCCTGTATAAATAGTGAAGTTAAGTTAAAAAGCCATGTTGGAGACTTTGTTGACTTTATCTCTCATCAATCTATTGAGAATTACAATCTAATGATAGATGCCACTGATAATTTTGAAACGAGGTTTATTCTTAACGACTTGTCTCATCGATATAATATTCCTTGGATTTATGGTGGGGCTGTGGGAAGTACGGGAACTACATACACTGTCATTCCAGGGGAAACACCGTGCCTTTCCTGTTTGGTCAAATCAATCCCTGTCATGAATCAAACGTGTGATACGGTAGGGGTGATTCCACCAACGATTCAATGGGTGACGTCCAATCAAGTAACAGAGGCATTAAAATGGTTAACTGGCCATAGACAAAAAATGCGAACATCCCTTTTATATGCCGATTTGTGGGACTGTCAGTTTACTTCAATCAACGTGAATAAAGCTAAAAAAACAAACTGCCCTACTTGTGGTGATAACCCGACATTCCCGTATCTAGAAAAGAGTTCATATTCGCACATCCATATATTATGTGGAAGGGATACGGTTCAAATCAGACCGAAAGAAGGCCAAACCTTTAATAAAGATGAAGTCTTAAAAAGGCTTTTAGAGGTATCCAATAAAGTGAAGTCTAATGATCTATTGATTCATGCTCATTTAGATGAGAATCGAAGAATTGTTGTTTTTGAGGATGGAAGAGTCCTGCTGCATGGAATGTCTACTATTGCAGAAGCACAAGCCACGTATGATCGATACGTTCGTTGTTAA
- the moaA gene encoding GTP 3',8-cyclase MoaA, whose product MQGENHKAVVDQLKRPLQDLRISVTDRCNFRCVYCMPSEIFGPDYPFLKEKMLLNNQEIVQVAKSFSQLGVNKIRITGGEPLMRKDLTQLVGALSKIEGITDIAMTTNGSLLRSKAKELKMSGLNRVTVSLDSLNDETFGQINGRGFKVQTVLKGIEAAKEAGLEVKVNMLVKRGVNEDEVIPMARYFQGSGHVLRFIEFMDVGNTNGWKMDDVVTRKQILNLLQQEFSLKPIDANYFGEVATRYVNEDTGDEIGIISSISGPFCSSCTRARLSADGKIYTCLFATKGTDLRGPMRNGATEADILKIIEQTWENRVDQYSALRTKETVAARSKEKIEMSYIGG is encoded by the coding sequence ATGCAAGGGGAAAACCATAAGGCAGTCGTGGATCAATTAAAACGCCCGCTTCAAGACTTGCGAATTTCTGTAACGGACCGTTGTAATTTTCGATGCGTGTATTGTATGCCATCTGAGATTTTTGGACCTGACTATCCGTTTTTAAAAGAGAAAATGTTACTTAATAATCAAGAAATCGTACAGGTTGCGAAGTCGTTTTCACAGTTAGGCGTTAACAAAATAAGAATTACAGGTGGAGAACCCCTGATGAGGAAAGACCTAACACAACTTGTTGGTGCCCTTTCCAAAATCGAGGGTATAACAGATATAGCGATGACCACTAATGGAAGTTTATTAAGAAGTAAGGCAAAAGAATTAAAGATGAGTGGTCTAAATCGGGTGACCGTAAGCCTCGATTCTTTAAATGATGAAACATTTGGCCAAATCAATGGAAGAGGCTTCAAAGTTCAAACTGTCTTAAAGGGGATAGAGGCTGCCAAAGAAGCTGGTTTAGAAGTGAAGGTAAATATGCTTGTTAAACGTGGAGTAAATGAAGACGAGGTCATCCCAATGGCTCGGTACTTCCAGGGGAGTGGCCATGTCCTACGCTTTATAGAATTCATGGATGTAGGAAACACAAATGGTTGGAAAATGGATGATGTTGTTACAAGGAAGCAAATTCTCAACCTTCTGCAACAGGAATTTTCACTAAAACCTATAGACGCTAATTACTTTGGAGAGGTAGCCACAAGGTATGTAAATGAAGATACCGGAGATGAAATAGGAATTATTTCTTCTATTTCTGGGCCATTTTGTTCTTCATGTACCCGTGCAAGGCTTTCCGCAGATGGGAAGATTTATACGTGTTTATTTGCCACAAAAGGGACAGATTTAAGAGGGCCAATGCGTAACGGTGCAACGGAAGCTGATATTTTAAAAATAATAGAGCAAACCTGGGAAAATAGGGTCGATCAGTATTCGGCGTTAAGAACGAAAGAGACTGTTGCTGCTAGAAGTAAAGAAAAAATCGAGATGTCTTATATCGGTGGATAG